The genome window CATACTCGTAATCGATCGCAAGCTTTTCCATGACGACAATACGCGCTTCTTCGTCGGCGTGGTCGAAGAGTACGACGACAGAGTGGTTCGTCTGCGCGGTTTCCCTTTCCACCTGAGCCCCTACGAGGTCACCGGCGTCGAGCGCCACGGCGAACAGCGAGTGCGCCTGCTCTCGATATCGGGAGAGATATTGCTCTACATGCTGCCGCGCGAAACTGAAATCGATAAGATGCAGCTCCGCCGCTCGCCCAAATCGCTGCAGTTGACCGACGGCGGCGCGGTGACGATCGATCTTAGCGAATGGCTGATGCGCGTCTAGCGCTCGCGGCCGTCCTTGCCGCACTGCTGCTGGCCGCGACGCATCCGGGGGCGGCCCGGGCCCAATCGCAGCCGGACCAGGAGCAGCCGCAGGAGGAGATGCCCGCGTCCGTGGCGACCAAGGCGCCCGGATCGATGCCCGAGCGCTACAAGCGCATCGACCTTCCACAGCCGCCGGTTATCACGATGACCGCGGTTCCAGGCTACGGCCCCGCGCCCCTCACGGTCGGCTTCTTCGTCAACACGGTCGACCCCGACGGCAAGGGCTTCGTTTCATACGTGTGGAACTTCGGCGACGGCCAGGTCTCGATGGATCCGCCGCTCACCTTTTTCCACACCTACAGCACTCCCGGCACTTATGTTGCGACCGTCAACGCGACGACTGCGGACGGCCGCACGGCGACGGGTTACGTAGGTGTTACGGTGCGTCCGGCGCTTGCCAACTAGTCTGACGTCCCGCAAATAAGTTGCATATCCGGAAAAGTGTCAAGGTGTCATTCCGAGGGAGTCGGCGACCGAGGAATCCCGGATCTTTATTCGTTTTTCGTGGAAGCCGGGATTCCTCGCTGCGCTCGGAATGACAGCCTCGAGATTTTGGGATGAGACTTATTTCCAGGACACCACACTAGACTAGCTCGGCGAGCAAGTAGAAAAAGATCGGCTGCATCGCGGCGGCGCTGTGCGGCCTCGCTACCTCGACGCCAGCACTTCGGCCAGATGGCGCGTTTCGACGCTCAGCCCCGCGCGGCTCATCCCGCCGCCGATCTGCATCAGGCATCCGCAATCGTTCGCGACCACCACTTCGGCGCCGCTCTCGCGCACGCTCGCGACCTTGTCGGCGAGCATCCCGCCCGAAATGTGCGGGAACTTGACCGAGAACATCCCGCCGAAGCCGCAGCACTCATGGGAGTTGCGCAATTCGCACAGGCGGATTCCGCCGACCGCGCTCAGCAAAAGGCGCGGCTCGTCGCGGACGCCCATCTCGCGCACCAGATGGCATCCCGGATGGTATGCGACGGCGTGCTCGAAACGCGCTCCCAGATAGCGCACCTTCATCACGCCAAC of Candidatus Binataceae bacterium contains these proteins:
- a CDS encoding PKD domain-containing protein, which produces MADARLALAAVLAALLLAATHPGAARAQSQPDQEQPQEEMPASVATKAPGSMPERYKRIDLPQPPVITMTAVPGYGPAPLTVGFFVNTVDPDGKGFVSYVWNFGDGQVSMDPPLTFFHTYSTPGTYVATVNATTADGRTATGYVGVTVRPALAN
- a CDS encoding (Fe-S)-binding protein gives rise to the protein MTEVRLFGTCLAEEFYPSAVGAAARVLGELKLKVRPIRRAFCCGQAAFNEGMREQAAELGRRFLGACDPGVPVVVPSGSCAAMVKIFYADLFAGDPKLAAKAAALRPWVYEFSQFLVGVMKVRYLGARFEHAVAYHPGCHLVREMGVRDEPRLLLSAVGGIRLCELRNSHECCGFGGMFSVKFPHISGGMLADKVASVRESGAEVVVANDCGCLMQIGGGMSRAGLSVETRHLAEVLASR